From one Variovorax sp. PBL-H6 genomic stretch:
- the pqqC gene encoding pyrroloquinoline-quinone synthase PqqC → MHADRIQDPAHPASHSAEGQPAWSREEFERQLRERGRSYHIHHPFNVMLNSGRATPEQVRGWVANRFYYQIAIPIKDAAVLSNCPDQDVRRGWVQRILDHDGFELGGVKDPGGIEAWLRLAEAVGLTREEVRDLRHVVPAMRFAVDAYVNFARRAPWQEAVCSSLTELFAPEIHKQRLATWPGHYAWIEPGGLDYFRNRVSQARRDVEQGLAITLEHFDTRALQARALEVLQFKLDILWAMNDAMARRYGVNGT, encoded by the coding sequence ATGCACGCCGACAGGATCCAGGACCCGGCTCACCCGGCGTCCCACAGCGCAGAAGGCCAGCCGGCATGGAGCCGCGAGGAATTCGAGCGGCAACTGCGCGAGCGGGGCCGCAGCTACCACATCCACCATCCCTTCAACGTCATGCTCAACAGCGGCCGGGCCACGCCCGAGCAGGTGCGCGGCTGGGTGGCGAACCGCTTCTATTACCAGATCGCGATTCCGATCAAGGATGCGGCGGTGCTCTCGAACTGCCCCGACCAGGACGTGCGCCGCGGCTGGGTGCAGCGCATCCTCGACCACGATGGCTTCGAGCTCGGCGGCGTGAAGGACCCGGGCGGCATCGAGGCGTGGCTGCGCCTGGCCGAGGCGGTCGGTTTGACGCGCGAGGAAGTGCGGGACCTGCGCCACGTGGTGCCGGCGATGCGCTTTGCGGTCGACGCCTACGTCAATTTCGCGCGCCGCGCGCCGTGGCAGGAGGCGGTGTGCTCGTCGCTCACCGAACTCTTCGCGCCCGAGATCCACAAGCAGCGCCTGGCCACCTGGCCTGGGCACTACGCGTGGATCGAGCCGGGCGGCCTGGACTACTTCCGCAACCGCGTGAGCCAGGCGCGGCGCGACGTCGAGCAGGGCCTGGCGATCACGCTCGAGCACTTCGACACCCGGGCGCTGCAGGCGCGGGCGCTGGAGGTGCTGCAGTTCAAGCTCGACA
- the pqqB gene encoding pyrroloquinoline quinone biosynthesis protein PqqB, which yields MRITILGSAAGGGFPQWNCNCRNCAGVRAGTVRAKPRTQSSIFVRPDEGVDGVLFNASPDILEQIRSSPVLQPARQLRDSAIAGVVLIDGQVDHATGLFMLRERGTPLPLWCTDPVAEDLGQGNPVLRVLSHYCGVARHPVAIDGSAFEVPGVPDLDFRAHALTGKAAPYSPHREHPVAGDNIGITIRDRRSGRSVFYAPGLGAITPPVFDAMANADAVMVDGTFWTDDEMVRLGVGTKRAREIGHLPQSGEGGMIEWLGRLPAGTRRMLIHINNTNPILDEDSDEHAALRRAGIEPCEDGMTIHL from the coding sequence ATGCGCATCACGATCCTCGGCTCGGCAGCCGGCGGTGGCTTTCCCCAATGGAACTGCAACTGCCGCAACTGCGCGGGTGTGCGCGCGGGCACCGTGCGCGCCAAGCCACGCACGCAGTCCTCGATCTTCGTGCGGCCCGACGAGGGCGTCGATGGCGTGCTGTTCAACGCCTCGCCCGATATCCTGGAGCAGATCCGCAGCAGCCCGGTGCTGCAGCCGGCACGCCAGCTGCGCGACAGCGCCATCGCCGGCGTGGTGCTCATCGACGGGCAGGTCGACCATGCGACCGGCCTTTTCATGCTGCGCGAGCGCGGCACGCCGCTGCCGCTGTGGTGTACCGACCCGGTCGCGGAAGACCTGGGCCAGGGCAATCCGGTGCTGCGCGTGCTGTCGCACTACTGCGGCGTGGCGCGGCATCCGGTCGCCATCGACGGCAGCGCCTTCGAGGTGCCCGGCGTGCCGGATCTGGACTTTCGCGCCCATGCGCTGACCGGCAAGGCGGCGCCTTATTCGCCGCACCGCGAGCATCCGGTGGCCGGCGACAACATCGGCATCACCATCCGCGATCGCAGGAGCGGCAGGAGCGTGTTCTACGCGCCCGGCCTGGGGGCGATCACGCCGCCCGTGTTCGATGCCATGGCAAACGCCGACGCCGTCATGGTGGACGGCACGTTCTGGACCGACGACGAGATGGTCCGCCTGGGCGTCGGCACCAAGCGCGCGCGCGAGATCGGCCACCTTCCGCAGTCCGGCGAAGGCGGAATGATCGAATGGCTCGGGCGGCTGCCTGCGGGCACGCGGCGCATGCTGATCCACATCAACAACACCAACCCCATCCTCGATGAGGACTCCGACGAGCACGCTGCGCTTCGACGCGCGGGCATCGAGCCCTGCGAGGACGGGATGACGATCCACCTCTGA
- the pqqA gene encoding pyrroloquinoline quinone precursor peptide PqqA: protein MKWETPTATDLRFGFEITMYVSAR, encoded by the coding sequence ATGAAATGGGAAACCCCGACGGCCACTGATCTGCGCTTCGGCTTCGAGATCACGATGTACGTCAGCGCCCGCTGA
- a CDS encoding alpha/beta fold hydrolase, producing MAFVLPSGLYPEAPPLRTHAMAVSHGHVLHVEESGDPAGICALVLHGGPGSGSSPLLRRFFDPARYRVISVDQRGAGRSRPRGATAHNSTGELLQDLRIVRERLDVQRWLVAGGSWGATLALAYAGFEPSAVSALLLRSVFLPTAAEIEAFFQDAGGCEPAAWARFAAVAPPDRRPGMLRFLADGLRQAPIPANANLQRRLALAWWRWERTMASGAAVPSTDPDPSTDAQDALVDRYRVQSHYLVHRCWLDEPPLLERLGALPQVPTLLLHSRDDRVCRPQAAQAVHDRLAHARLRWVDGAGHDPAHPAMASAMVAALDSHALHGHFEDGPAR from the coding sequence ATGGCCTTCGTGCTCCCCTCCGGCCTGTACCCTGAAGCCCCGCCCCTGCGTACCCATGCCATGGCGGTATCGCACGGCCACGTGCTGCATGTGGAGGAAAGCGGCGATCCGGCCGGCATCTGCGCGCTCGTGCTGCACGGCGGGCCGGGCTCGGGCAGTTCGCCGCTGCTGCGCCGCTTCTTCGACCCTGCGCGTTACCGGGTGATCAGCGTCGACCAGCGCGGCGCAGGGCGCAGCCGCCCGCGCGGCGCGACCGCGCACAACAGCACGGGCGAGCTGCTGCAGGACCTGCGCATCGTGCGCGAGCGGCTGGACGTGCAGCGCTGGCTCGTGGCCGGCGGCTCCTGGGGCGCCACGCTGGCGCTCGCCTATGCCGGCTTCGAGCCGTCGGCGGTCTCCGCACTGCTGCTGCGCTCGGTGTTCCTCCCCACGGCCGCGGAGATCGAGGCCTTCTTCCAGGACGCGGGGGGCTGCGAGCCGGCGGCCTGGGCGCGCTTCGCGGCGGTGGCGCCGCCCGATCGACGCCCAGGCATGCTGCGCTTCCTGGCCGATGGCCTGCGGCAGGCCCCCATCCCAGCCAATGCCAACCTGCAACGCCGGCTCGCCCTCGCGTGGTGGCGCTGGGAACGAACGATGGCGAGCGGCGCCGCCGTGCCATCCACCGACCCCGACCCGAGCACCGATGCACAGGACGCGCTGGTGGACCGATACCGCGTGCAAAGCCACTACCTGGTCCACCGCTGCTGGCTCGACGAGCCCCCGCTGCTGGAGCGCCTCGGCGCGCTGCCGCAGGTGCCCACGCTGCTGCTGCACTCGCGCGACGACCGCGTGTGCCGCCCGCAGGCAGCGCAGGCCGTGCACGATCGCCTTGCACATGCCAGGTTGCGCTGGGTGGACGGCGCGGGCCACGATCCGGCGCATCCGGCCATGGCGTCCGCGATGGTCGCCGCGCTCGACAGCCATGCGCTGCACGGTCATTTCGAAGACGGGCCGGCGCGATGA
- a CDS encoding ATP-binding protein, producing MTLRLKINLIVSLLTLLFVAVMLALQLRAMRESVQEEVVAANRVAAQLLNRTAWLYTAQGTPAMLAFLQGVGRVRSNDITLIDEQEQVLYSSPTSVYKAGRDAPDWFAGIVSPPPNEMSIAFPGGKLIVRANASRAVLDAWDDAVLLMLSALGLLLAVNALVFWLVGRATRPFADIVDALNQLESGRFDVALRALPGTEAAAIGAAFNRMVGMLQQHIETERRAVRAESRLSESRELGRWVDQKIEQERRLIARELHDELGQSVTAMRSMALSIARRMEALDPQAEQAARVIAEESARLYTAMHGMIPRLTPLVLDKFGLVPALEDLVERTRTSHGIQVEWQLGLALDRVPLDTDAALVLYRAAQEGITNALRHGQARRIVLGLRGDEDAVTLTLKDDGRGLPATEAAQATGAGHYGLRWLAERIENLGGELRLEPAAPNGAQLTVRLPLSLAGTEKP from the coding sequence ATGACGCTGCGCCTGAAGATCAACCTGATCGTGAGCCTGCTGACCCTGCTGTTCGTCGCCGTCATGCTCGCCCTGCAGCTGCGTGCCATGCGCGAATCGGTGCAGGAGGAGGTGGTGGCGGCCAATCGCGTCGCTGCGCAGCTGCTGAACCGCACCGCCTGGCTCTACACGGCCCAGGGCACGCCGGCGATGCTCGCCTTTCTGCAGGGCGTCGGCCGGGTGCGCTCCAACGACATCACGCTCATCGATGAACAGGAGCAGGTGCTGTACAGCTCGCCCACCTCGGTCTACAAGGCCGGGCGCGATGCGCCGGACTGGTTTGCCGGCATCGTTTCGCCTCCTCCCAACGAGATGTCCATCGCCTTTCCTGGCGGCAAGCTGATCGTGCGCGCCAACGCGTCGCGCGCGGTGCTCGATGCCTGGGACGATGCCGTGCTGCTGATGCTCAGCGCACTCGGCCTGCTGCTGGCCGTCAATGCGCTCGTGTTCTGGCTGGTGGGACGCGCCACGCGGCCCTTCGCCGACATCGTGGACGCGCTGAACCAGCTCGAAAGCGGGCGCTTCGACGTCGCACTGCGCGCCCTGCCCGGCACCGAGGCGGCGGCCATCGGCGCCGCGTTCAATCGCATGGTGGGCATGCTGCAGCAGCACATCGAGACCGAGCGGCGTGCGGTGCGCGCGGAGAGCCGCCTGTCCGAGAGCCGCGAACTGGGCCGCTGGGTCGACCAGAAGATCGAGCAGGAACGGCGGCTGATCGCGCGCGAGCTGCACGACGAACTGGGCCAATCGGTCACTGCGATGCGCAGCATGGCCCTGTCGATCGCGCGGCGCATGGAAGCGCTCGATCCGCAAGCCGAGCAGGCGGCGCGGGTGATTGCCGAGGAATCGGCGCGCCTCTACACCGCCATGCACGGCATGATCCCGCGCCTGACCCCGCTGGTGCTCGACAAGTTCGGCCTGGTGCCCGCGCTCGAGGACCTGGTCGAGCGCACGCGAACGAGCCACGGCATCCAGGTCGAATGGCAGCTCGGCCTCGCGCTCGATCGCGTGCCGCTGGACACCGACGCCGCGCTCGTGCTGTACCGCGCCGCCCAGGAGGGCATTACCAACGCACTGCGGCACGGACAGGCACGGCGCATCGTGCTTGGGCTTCGCGGCGACGAGGACGCGGTGACGCTCACGCTGAAGGACGACGGGCGCGGCCTGCCAGCCACCGAAGCCGCCCAGGCAACCGGCGCCGGCCACTACGGCCTGCGCTGGCTCGCCGAGCGCATCGAGAATCTCGGGGGCGAACTGCGCCTGGAACCTGCGGCGCCGAACGGTGCCCAACTGACGGTACGCCTGCCCTTGTCGTTGGCTGGCACGGAGAAGCCATGA
- a CDS encoding response regulator: MTPETQETAAIRVMLVDDHALVRMGFRMLLADARIEVVTEADTGEQACQEYPQVRPDVVVMDLSMPGMGGLEAVRRLLAHDPKARVLALSAHEDSAHPRRVLRAGALGYLAKRSAPEALIAAVKAVARGERYIDAHTAQALATAQIEGDANPAELLSEREFSVFIQLARGMTVAQIAATLNLSVSTVGSHLYRVKQKLGASNQAELTWVALRWGLIQV; encoded by the coding sequence ATGACCCCAGAGACCCAAGAGACTGCGGCGATCCGAGTGATGCTGGTCGACGACCATGCGCTCGTGCGCATGGGATTTCGCATGTTGCTGGCGGACGCCCGGATCGAGGTGGTGACCGAAGCGGACACCGGCGAGCAAGCCTGCCAGGAGTACCCGCAGGTACGACCCGACGTGGTCGTGATGGACCTGTCGATGCCCGGCATGGGCGGACTCGAAGCCGTGCGCCGCCTGCTCGCCCACGATCCGAAGGCGCGCGTGCTCGCGCTGTCGGCCCACGAAGACAGCGCCCATCCGCGCCGCGTGCTGCGCGCGGGCGCACTCGGCTACCTGGCCAAGCGCAGCGCGCCCGAGGCGCTGATCGCCGCCGTGAAGGCGGTGGCGCGCGGCGAGCGCTACATCGATGCGCACACCGCGCAGGCGCTCGCCACGGCGCAGATCGAGGGCGACGCGAATCCGGCCGAGCTGCTGAGCGAGCGCGAGTTCTCGGTCTTCATCCAGCTCGCGCGCGGCATGACCGTGGCGCAGATCGCCGCCACGCTGAACCTGTCGGTCAGCACGGTCGGCTCGCACCTCTACCGGGTCAAGCAGAAGCTGGGGGCGAGCAACCAGGCGGAACTGACCTGGGTGGCGCTGCGCTGGGGACTGATCCAGGTGTAG